A genome region from Coffea arabica cultivar ET-39 chromosome 7e, Coffea Arabica ET-39 HiFi, whole genome shotgun sequence includes the following:
- the LOC140011089 gene encoding uncharacterized protein isoform X2 — translation MILNLHLAPFATVILNRRPTFTGFKTPFIQLRQSPLQFSWERASIISFFPAPLNTSNTDNFKATSTAEEEEEDEEAVKTTEPSATPVRIVALVGENSVSPLKSSPWLDVMLHTARRLKWVDEAYDMLVFSDGLLKSTDKTKENLHLGLRNADILLIVAVTNQESIEWVQANSVNVPSILCFESSPTLRNKLGGSIVETKSNGYIFSKLTAISQSKRKTESTKIVQSVSEAWDRHNSDDIRFCLLVVINACIRPVPILKNLRAKGFSTLNCMVKNCGPQILNCLLDPNCRKALQCLNKCSPVDQVCNYRCIASYESPCLEEFSLCVLQKNNCLELDAKIPEKPSVPPMIKFRGDNLSHETAEDLFVGWLGKLDWSWRVIAGQNPAYDQFPCQYQLFYRGKAKGSFWYEPIFQVRTLEGNLVWRRRKYRVRRGKVPATFHFSVLDNGVVSNEFWTIVDVSDDFSWGLFHYHGAARVAGQSYTGAVLVSPDGMYPDETQRQRLFSALDRCDIKEWELFNVDNLSCPNPPLGLPEGSRLHSKIEPEDMKA, via the exons ATGATTCTCAATCTTCATCTGGCGCCATTTGCAACGGTCATTCTCAACCGCCGGCCAACTTTCACCGGATTCAAGACTCCGTTCATCCAGCTTCGGCAATCCCCCCTTCAGTTCAGCTGGGAAAGAGCAAGCATCATCTCATTCTTCCCTGCTCCTCTAAACACTAGCAATACTGATAATTTCAAAGCTACTTCTActgcagaagaagaagaagaagatgaagaagctGTGAAAACAACGGAGCCAAGTGCTACTCCGGTGAGAATAGTGGCACTGGTCGGAGAAAACAGCGTCAGCCCTCTCAAGTCCTCGCCTTGGTTGGACGTCATGCTTCATACT GCCAGAAGATTAAAATGGGTTGATGAAGCGTATGATATGCTGGTATTTAGTGACGGACTCCTCAAATCAACTGATAAAACCAAGGAAAATCTTCATTTGGGATTAAGGAATGCAGATATTTTACTGATTGTTGCTGTCACTAATCAAGAATCCATTGAATGGGTTCAAGCAAATAGTGTAAATGTTCCAAGCATCTTATGCTTTGAGTCCTCTCCAACGTTGAGGAACAAACTTGGAGGATCAATTGTAGAAACAAAATCCAATGGCTATATATTCAGTAAATTGACAGCAATTTCCcaatcaaaaagaaaaactgaatcAACCAAAATAGTCCAAAGTGTATCTGAGGCTTGGGACAGGCATAATTCGGATGATATCAGGTTCTGTTTGTTAGTTGTAATTAATGCTTGCATAAGACCGGTCCCAATATTGAAGAATCTAAGGGCAAAAGGTTTTTCCACCTTAAACTGCATGGTGAAAAATTGTGGCCCTCAGATACTAAACTGTTTATTGGATCCCAACTgcagaaaagctctccaatgcTTGAATAAGTGCAGTCCTGTGGACCAGGTATGCAACTATAGATGTATTGCTTCATATGAGAGTCCATGTCTAGAAGAATTTTCTCTCTGCGTGTTGCAGAAGAACAACTGTTTGGAATTGGATGCCAAGATCCCTGAAAAACCTTCTGTGCCTCCAATGATAAAGTTCCGAGGGGACAATCTATCTCATGAAACAGCTGAGGATCTTTTTGTCGGTTGGTTGGGGAAATTGGACTGGAGTTGGCGAGTCATAGCAGGACAGAACCCAGCCTATGATCAGTTTCCATGCCAGTACCAACTGTTTTATAGAGGAAAGGCTAAAGGATCATTCTGGTATGAGCCAATATTTCAAGTAAGGACACTTGAGGGGAATTTGGTCTGGAGAAGGCGAAAATACCGAGTTAGAAGAGGAAAGGTTCCAGCAACATTTCACTTCAGTGTCTTGGACAATGGAGTGGTTTCAAATGAGTTCTGGACAATCGTGGACGTCTCTGATGATTTTAGCTGGGGTTTATTCCATTACCATGGAGCTGCTCGAGTTGCAGGACAATCATATACTGGTGCCGTCCTTGTTAGCCCGGATGGCATGTATCCAGATGAGACACAGAGACAAAGGCTGTTTTCAGCATTAGATAGATGTGATATCAAAGAATGGGAGCTCTTCAATGTGGATAATTTGTCATGCCCAAATCCTCCTTTAGGCCTTCCAGAGGGTTCAAGACTGCATAGTAAGATTGAACCTGAAGACATGAAAGCATAA
- the LOC140011090 gene encoding protein SLOW GREEN 1, chloroplastic-like — translation MMQSPSSIDSQMASSSVTNFFPYIHSNFCRIPRIGYPTSQISPRPLLSLTPTHSRKSPCFRLKTGISPKPISNVPLKTLPLPIQKNASRIFTEKIVTVLLGSFIFMGSLRARPVVALPNVQESSKSETFEEKGEARIGEGEEDEEMYLKLLEQNPRDVESLKIVVNVKMKKGKTKGAVEYVERLIKVQPNEMEWRLLQALCYERMGQFSMARRLFKDILKQRPLLLRALHGLAMVMHKNHEGPAVFEMLDRALELARSEKKVNEERNIRILTAQMHVVKGELEEALEKFQALINENPSDFRPYLCQGIVYSLLDKEKEALEQFEIYQSLVPEEFPQKKFLDDVILSARTESKQQLGKELQS, via the exons ATGATGCAAAGCCCCAGCTCCATTGATTCCCAAATGGCTTCTTCCTCTGTCACCAATTTCTTTCCTTATATACACTCAAATTTCTGTAGGATTCCAAGAATTGGTTACCCCACTTCACAAATTTCACCTAGACCACTACTCTCACTCACCCCAACCCATTCAAGGAAATCACCCTGTTTTCGCCTCAAAACAGGCATTTCACCAAAACCCATCTCAAATGTTCCACTAAAAACCTTACCTTTACCAATCCAGAAGAATGCTTCAAGAATTTTCACTGAAAAGATTGTGACTGTACTGCTTGGATCATTTATTTTCATGGGTAGCTTAAGAGCTAGGCCTGTTGTGGCACTACCAAATGTTCAAGAAAGTAGTAAAAGTGAAACTTTTGAGGAAAAAGGAGAGGCTCGGATTGGGGAAGGTGAGGAGGATGAAGAGATGTATCTAAAGTTATTGGAGCAAAATCCAAGAGATGTTGAGTCTTTAAAGATAGTTGTGAATGTGAAGATGAAGAAAGGGAAGACGAAAGGGGCTGTAGAGTATGTTGAAAGGTTAATAAAGGTTCAGCCTAATGAAATGGAATGGAGGCTTTTGCAGGCTCTTTGTTATGAGAGGATGGGTCAGTTTAGTATGGCCAGGAGGTTGTTCAAGGATATTTTGAAGCAGAGGCCTCTTTTGCTCAGAGCTTTGCAC GGTTTAGCAATGGTGATGCACAAGAATCATGAAGGACCAGCTGTCTTTGAGATGCTGGACAGGGCTCTGGAATTGGCTCGTTCTGAGAAAAAAGTCAATGAGGAGAGGAACATAAGAATACTAACTGCACAGATGCATGTAGTAAAG GGGGAATTAGAGGAGGCCTTGGAAAAGTTTCAAGCTCTTATTAATGAGAACCCAAGTGATTTTCGCCCTTATCTTTGCCAA GGTATAGTTTACAGCCTGCTTGACAAAGAGAAGGAAGCTCTAGAACAGTTTGAGATATATCAAAGTCTTGTACCTGAAGAATTTCCACAGAAAAAGTTCCTTGATGATGTGATTTTGTCAGCCAGAACAGAATCAAAGCAACAGCTTGGGAAGGAGTTGCAAAGCTGA
- the LOC113700369 gene encoding probable phosphoribosylformylglycinamidine synthase, chloroplastic/mitochondrial: MAASAWDITASEFLHGSCRQKLILPKHPPRWTNRLLWGTVQGKSHLRKNYDKGIRLRSHLPVKVRAVVSGNVGSSVDEKRSEVEGIGHEKVIHFYRVPLIQESATCELLKTIQTKISNQIIGLKTEHCFNVGLDSRLSSEKLSVLQWVLGETYEPENLGAQSFLDKEVKNSSNAILVEVGPRLSFTTAWSANAVSICRACGLTEINRMERSRRYLLYVKPGSGSLPDGQIIEFAAMVHDRMTECVYAQKLTSFETNVVPEEVRHIPVMEKGRKALEEINEQMGLAFDEQDLQYYTKLFRHDIKRNPTNVELFDIAQSNSEHSRHWFFTGKIVIDGKPMDRTLMQIVKSTLRANPNNSVIGFKDNSSAIQGFPVKQLRPVQPGSTCSLNMSEHDLDILFTAETHNFPCAVAPYPGAETGAGGRIRDTHATGKGSFVVASTAGYCVGNLNIEGSYAPWEDPSFTYPLNLASPLQILIDASNGASDYGNKFGEPLIQGYTRTFGMRLPSGERREWLKPIMFSGGIGQIDHIHVTKGEPEVGMLVVKIGGPAYRIGMGGGAASSMVSGQNDAELDFNAVQRGDAEMAQKLYRVVRACIEMGEKNPIISIHDQGAGGNCNVVKEIIYPKGAKIDIRAIVVGDNTMSVLEIWGAEYQEQDAILVKPESRSLLQAICERERVSMAVIGTISGEGCVVLIDSLAVERCISKGLPPPPPAEDLELEKVLGDMPQKTFEFHHTVNVREPIDIAPGITLKDSLKRVLRLPSVCSKRFLTTKVDRCVTGLVAQQQTVGPLQITLSDVAVIAQSYTDLTGGACSIGEQPIKGLLDPKAMARLAVGEALTNLVWAKVTSLADVKASGNWMYAAKMDGEGAAMYDAALALSEAMIELGIAIDGGKDSLSMAAHASGEVVKAPGNLVISTYVTCPDITKTVTPDLKLGDNGILLHIDLAKGKRRLGGSALAQVFDQVGNECPDLDDVPYLKTVFNRVQELLSEDLISAGHDISDGGLIVSALEMAFAGNCGISLDLTSVEGSPFKTLFAEELGLLLEVSKKHLDMVMAKLSDVGISAGIIGSVTVSPVVDVRIDGVTFLNEETSALRDIWEETSFQLEKFQRLASCVESEKDGLKYRQVPSWDLSFTPTYTDEKYMTAISKPKVAVIREEGSNGDREMAAAFYAAGFEPWDITMSDLLSGTISLHPFRGIVFVGGFSYADVLDSAKGWAASIRFNRPLLDQFQEFYERPDTFSLGVCNGCQLMALLGWVPGPRVGGVMGVNGDPSQPRFIHNESGRFECRFTSVRIEESPAIMFKGMEGSTLGVWAAHGEGRAFFPDEGVWNSVLNSKLAPVRYCDDDGKPTEVYPFNLNGSPLGVAAICSPDGRHLAMMPHPERCFLMWQFPWYPKHWSMDKKGPSPWLQMFQNAREWCS; encoded by the exons ATGGCTGCTTCTGCTTGGGATATTACAGCATCAGAGTTTCTGCAc GGTTCGTGTAGGCAAAAATTAATCTTGCCTAAACATCCACCAAGGTGGACGAATCGATTGCTTTGGGGTACAGTCCAAGGAAAGAGTCATTTGAGAAAAAATTATGACAAGGGTATTAGGTTAAGATCCCATTTGCCAGTAAAGGTTAGAGCTGTGGTTTCAGGAAATGTGGGTAGCTCAGTTGATGAAAAACGAAGTGAGGTTGAGGGGATAGGGCACGAAAAGGTTATTCATTTTTATCGTGTACCTTTGATTCAAGAGAGTGCCACATGTGAGCTTCTGAAAACGATTCAGACCAAAATATCAAACCAAATAATTGGATTGAAAACTGAGCACTGTTTCAATGTCGGGCTCGATTCCAGGCTTTCTAGTGAGAAGCTCTCAGTGCTTCAATGGGTGTTAGGAGAAACATATGAGCCTGAAAATCTGGGGGCTCAAAGTTTTCTTGATAAAGAGGTGAAGAATAGCTCTAATGCAATCTTAGTTGAAGTTGGACCTAGGCTGTCTTTTACCACAGCATGGTCGGCAAATGCTGTGTCAATCTGCCGAGCTTGTGGGTTGACAGAGATAAATAGAATGGAGCGATCGAGGAGGTACTTGTTGTATGTTAAGCCTGGTAGCGGTTCTCTGCCGGACGGTCAAATTATTGAGTTTGCTGCAATGGTGCATGATCGGATGACTGAATGTGTTTATGCACAAAAGCTTACTTCCTTTGAGACAAATGTAGTTCCAGAGGAGGTCAGACATATACCAGTCATGGAGAAAGGAAGGAAGGCACTGGAAGAAATCAACGAGCAAATGGGTTTGGCATTTGATGAACAAGATCTACAATACTACACCAAGCTTTTCAGGCATGATATTAAGAGGAACCCAACCAATGTTGAGCTGTTTGATATTGCACAGTCCAACAGCGAACACAGCAGACATTGGTTTTTTACTGGGAAAATTGTTATAGATGGTAAACCAATGGACAGGACTCTCATGCAGATTGTCAAGAGTACTTTGCGGGCAAACCCTAACAATTCCGTCATTGGCTTCAAGGATAACTCTAGTGCAATCCAAGGGTTTCCCGTGAAACAGTTGCGGCCAGTTCAACCTGGTTCCACATGCTCCTTAAACATGAGCGAACATGACCTTGATATCTTGTTTACTGCTGAGACCCATAATTTTCCTTGCGCTGTGGCACCATATCCCGGGGCTGAAACTGGAGCTGGAGGACGCATTAGGGACACCCATGCAACTGGGAAGGGTTCTTTTGTTGTCGCATCTACTGCTGGATACTGTGTTGGAAATCTCAATATTGAAGGGTCATATGCCCCATGGGAAGATCCATCATTCACTTACCCACTTAACTTGGCTTCTCCATTGCAGATTCTCATTGATGCTAGTAATGGTGCATCAGACTATGGGAACAAATTTGGGGAACCCTTAATTCAAGGTTACACAAGGACTTTTGGAATGAGACTCCCAAGTGGGGAAAGGCGTGAATGGTTGAAACCAATTATGTTCAGCGGAGGTATTGGACAAATAGATCACATCCACGTTACAAAGGGTGAGCCTGAAGTTGGCATGTTAGTTGTCAAGATTGGAGGCCCAGCATATCGTATAGGAATGGGAGGGGGTGCTGCATCCAGCATGGTCAGTGGTCAGAATGACGCTGAACTTGACTTTAATGCTGTACAACGTGGAGATGCAGAGATGGCTCAGAAGTTATATCGTGTGGTCCGCGCATGCATCGAGATGGGAGAGAAGAACCCCATCATAAGTATCCATGATCAGGGTGCTGGTGGAAACTGTAATGTTGTCAAGGAAATAATATATCCAAAGGGTGCTAAAATTGATATAAGAGCAATTGTAGTTGGAGATAACACCATGTCTGTCTTGGAAATTTGGGGTGCAGAGTATCAGGAGCAAGATGCAATATTGGTGAAGCCTGAAAGCCGCAGCCTGCTGCAGGCTATCTGTGAAAGGGAAAGAGTCTCTATGGCTGTTATTGGAACAATTAGTGGTGAGGGATGTGTTGTCTTAATAGACAGTTTGGCTGTTGAGAGATGCATTTCAAAGGGATTGCCGCCTCCACCACCAGCTGAGGACCTTGAACTTGAGAAAGTGCTTGGTGATATGCCACAGAAAACCTTTGAGTTCCATCACACAGTTAATGTGCGCGAGCCAATTGATATTGCACCAGGGATAACCTTAAAGGATTCTCTGAAGAGAGTGTTAAGGCTGCCCTCGGTATGTTCGAAACGATTCTTGACTACGAAAGTTGATAGGTGTGTCACAGGTCTTGTGGCACAGCAGCAAACTGTAGGTCCCCTGCAAATTACACTTTCTGATGTTGCTGTTATTGCTCAAAGCTACACTGACTTGACAGGAGGTGCATGCTCCATTGGGGAGCAACCAATCAAAGGGCTTTTGGATCCAAAGGCAATGGCACGACTGGCAGTTGGAGAAGCACTTACTAATCTAGTTTGGGCAAAGGTCACTTCCCTCGCTGATgtcaaagcaagtggaaattggATGTATGCTGCTAAAATGGATGGGGAAGGAGCAGCAATGTATGATGCTGCCTTGGCTCTTTCAGAGGCAATGATTGAACTTGGTATTGCAATTGATGGGGGAAAAGATAGTCTCTCAATGGCAGCCCATGCATCAGGGGAAGTTGTCAAGGCTCCTGGAAATCTTGTAATCAGCACCTATGTAACTTGTCCAGACATAACAAAAACAGTGACCCCAGATTTAAAACTCGGAGACAATGGCATACTGCTTCACATCGACTTGGCAAAGGGGAAGCGGCGTCTAGGCGGATCTGCTCTTGCTCAAGTTTTTGATCAGGTTGGGAATGAGTGTCCTGACCTTGACGATGTTCCTTACCTCAAAACAGTATTCAATAGGGTTCAGGAGCTTCTTAGTGAGGATTTGATCTCTGCTGGTCATGATATCAGCGATGGAGGGTTGATTGTAAGTGCCCTTGAGATGGCATTTGCTGGGAACTGTGGAATTTCCTTGGACTTGACTTCGGTGGAGGGTAGTCCGTTCAAAACACTATTTGCAGAAGAGCTTGGACTACTCCTTGAGGTCAGCAAGAAACATTTGGACATGGTAATGGCAAAGCTATCTGATGTAGGCATTTCTGCTGGGATTATTGGAAGTGTAACTGTGTCACCGGTGGTTGATGTGAGGATTGATGGAGTTACTTTTTTGAATGAAGAAACTTCAGCACTGAGGGATATATGGGAAGAAACCAGCTTTCAACTTGAAAAGTTTCAAAGATTGGCTTCCTGTGTAGAATCAGAGAAAGATGGCCTGAAATATCGCCAGGTACCTTCCTGGGACTTGTCATTCACTCCTACATATACTGATGAGAAATATATGACTGCCATTTCAAAACCAAAGGTAGCAGTTATAAGAGAGGAAGGCAGCAATGGGGACAGAGAAATGGCTGCTGCATTTTATGCTGCTGGCTTTGAACCGTGGGATATTACAATGTCCGACCTCCTTAGTGGAACCATCTCTTTGCACCCTTTCAGGGGGATTGTGTTCGTTGGAGGTTTTAGTTATGCTGATGTCCTTGATTCAGCAAAGGGTTGGGCTGCATCTATTCGATTTAATAGGCCTCTTTTGGATCAATTTCAAGAGTTCTATGAACGACCAGACACCTTCAGTCTTGGAGTTTGCAATGGCTGCCAGCTTATGGCTTTGTTGGGCTGGGTCCCTGGCCCCAGGGTTGGAGGTGTTATGGGTGTTAATGGGGACCCTTCACAGCCAAGGTTCATCCACAATGAGTCTGGGAGGTTTGAGTGTCGCTTCACAAGTGTGAGGATAGAAGAATCACCTGCTATAATGTTTAAAGGAATGGAGGGTAGCACATTGGGTGTATGGGCTGCTCATGGTGAGGGAAGAGCTTTTTTCCCTGATGAAGGTGTGTGGAACTCTGTTCTCAACTCAAAGTTGGCCCCAGTGAGGTATTGTGATGATGATGGGAAGCCGACAGAAGTGTACCCTTTCAATCTGAATGGGTCGCCCCTGGGTGTTGCAGCAATTTGCTCTCCAGATGGGAGGCATCTCGCCATGATGCCTCATCCAGAGCGCTGTTTTTTGATGTGGCAGTTCCCCTGGTATCCAAAGCACTGGAGTATGGACAAGAAGGGGCCCAGCCCATGGTTGCAAATGTTCCAGAATGCCAGAGAATGGTGTTCATGA
- the LOC140011089 gene encoding uncharacterized protein isoform X1 — MILNLHLAPFATVILNRRPTFTGFKTPFIQLRQSPLQFSWERASIISFFPAPLNTSNTDNFKATSTAEEEEEDEEAVKTTEPSATPVRIVALVGENSVSPLKSSPWLDVMLHTVFFLLTSISVRRRRSAMQEYRLMNWDNEILQARRLKWVDEAYDMLVFSDGLLKSTDKTKENLHLGLRNADILLIVAVTNQESIEWVQANSVNVPSILCFESSPTLRNKLGGSIVETKSNGYIFSKLTAISQSKRKTESTKIVQSVSEAWDRHNSDDIRFCLLVVINACIRPVPILKNLRAKGFSTLNCMVKNCGPQILNCLLDPNCRKALQCLNKCSPVDQVCNYRCIASYESPCLEEFSLCVLQKNNCLELDAKIPEKPSVPPMIKFRGDNLSHETAEDLFVGWLGKLDWSWRVIAGQNPAYDQFPCQYQLFYRGKAKGSFWYEPIFQVRTLEGNLVWRRRKYRVRRGKVPATFHFSVLDNGVVSNEFWTIVDVSDDFSWGLFHYHGAARVAGQSYTGAVLVSPDGMYPDETQRQRLFSALDRCDIKEWELFNVDNLSCPNPPLGLPEGSRLHSKIEPEDMKA; from the exons ATGATTCTCAATCTTCATCTGGCGCCATTTGCAACGGTCATTCTCAACCGCCGGCCAACTTTCACCGGATTCAAGACTCCGTTCATCCAGCTTCGGCAATCCCCCCTTCAGTTCAGCTGGGAAAGAGCAAGCATCATCTCATTCTTCCCTGCTCCTCTAAACACTAGCAATACTGATAATTTCAAAGCTACTTCTActgcagaagaagaagaagaagatgaagaagctGTGAAAACAACGGAGCCAAGTGCTACTCCGGTGAGAATAGTGGCACTGGTCGGAGAAAACAGCGTCAGCCCTCTCAAGTCCTCGCCTTGGTTGGACGTCATGCTTCATACT gttttctttcttctcacaTCAATCTCAGTTAGGAGACGAAGAAGTGCAATGCAAGAATATAGGCTAATGAACTGGGACAATGAGATTCTTCAA GCCAGAAGATTAAAATGGGTTGATGAAGCGTATGATATGCTGGTATTTAGTGACGGACTCCTCAAATCAACTGATAAAACCAAGGAAAATCTTCATTTGGGATTAAGGAATGCAGATATTTTACTGATTGTTGCTGTCACTAATCAAGAATCCATTGAATGGGTTCAAGCAAATAGTGTAAATGTTCCAAGCATCTTATGCTTTGAGTCCTCTCCAACGTTGAGGAACAAACTTGGAGGATCAATTGTAGAAACAAAATCCAATGGCTATATATTCAGTAAATTGACAGCAATTTCCcaatcaaaaagaaaaactgaatcAACCAAAATAGTCCAAAGTGTATCTGAGGCTTGGGACAGGCATAATTCGGATGATATCAGGTTCTGTTTGTTAGTTGTAATTAATGCTTGCATAAGACCGGTCCCAATATTGAAGAATCTAAGGGCAAAAGGTTTTTCCACCTTAAACTGCATGGTGAAAAATTGTGGCCCTCAGATACTAAACTGTTTATTGGATCCCAACTgcagaaaagctctccaatgcTTGAATAAGTGCAGTCCTGTGGACCAGGTATGCAACTATAGATGTATTGCTTCATATGAGAGTCCATGTCTAGAAGAATTTTCTCTCTGCGTGTTGCAGAAGAACAACTGTTTGGAATTGGATGCCAAGATCCCTGAAAAACCTTCTGTGCCTCCAATGATAAAGTTCCGAGGGGACAATCTATCTCATGAAACAGCTGAGGATCTTTTTGTCGGTTGGTTGGGGAAATTGGACTGGAGTTGGCGAGTCATAGCAGGACAGAACCCAGCCTATGATCAGTTTCCATGCCAGTACCAACTGTTTTATAGAGGAAAGGCTAAAGGATCATTCTGGTATGAGCCAATATTTCAAGTAAGGACACTTGAGGGGAATTTGGTCTGGAGAAGGCGAAAATACCGAGTTAGAAGAGGAAAGGTTCCAGCAACATTTCACTTCAGTGTCTTGGACAATGGAGTGGTTTCAAATGAGTTCTGGACAATCGTGGACGTCTCTGATGATTTTAGCTGGGGTTTATTCCATTACCATGGAGCTGCTCGAGTTGCAGGACAATCATATACTGGTGCCGTCCTTGTTAGCCCGGATGGCATGTATCCAGATGAGACACAGAGACAAAGGCTGTTTTCAGCATTAGATAGATGTGATATCAAAGAATGGGAGCTCTTCAATGTGGATAATTTGTCATGCCCAAATCCTCCTTTAGGCCTTCCAGAGGGTTCAAGACTGCATAGTAAGATTGAACCTGAAGACATGAAAGCATAA